The proteins below come from a single Malus sylvestris chromosome 3, drMalSylv7.2, whole genome shotgun sequence genomic window:
- the LOC126616436 gene encoding chaperonin-like RbcX protein 2, chloroplastic: MVGAALSLVGSSVVDSHTSPCLCLDALPTTAMNLKSGGEMVLQRNSMAKKHVVKPGSLELGSSFIDFGHDRRFSMKALPVTGNRSTRKRKNRGFVIVNELGGQYEDSFEDVKTQLLNYFTYKAVRTVMNQLYEMNPTQYRWLYDFVATHKPGDGKRFLRTLGKERHELAERVMVTRLHLYGKWVKKCDHAEIYQGISDENLELMRERLFETVIWPSDDNTEKIG; the protein is encoded by the exons atggtGGGAGCTGCTCTGTCTCTGGTAGGTTCGTCGGTGGTGGACTCGCACACTAGTCCTTGCCTGTGTTTGGATGCGCTGCCGACCACGGCGATGAATCTCAAGAGCGGCGGCGAAATGGTTTTGCAGAGGAATTCAATGGCCAAGAAGCATGTGGTGAAACCAGGCTCCTTGGAGTTGGGCAGTTCGTTCATTGATTTTGGCCACGACAGGCGATTTTCGATGAAAGCTCTTCCTGTTACAGGGAATAGGAGTACGAGGAAGCGAAAGAACCGGGGTTTTGTAATTGTTAATGAACTTGGTGGGCAGTATGAAGACAGTTTTGAGGATGTTAAGACG CAATTACTCAACTATTTTACGTACAAGGCTGTGAGGACTGTTATGAACCAGCTGTACGAGATGAACCCTACGCAATATAGGTGGTTGTACGA TTTTGTTGCAACACACAAGCCTGGCGATGGGAAGCGTTTCCTCCGCACCCTTGGGAAG GAGAGGCATGAACTTGCCGAGAGAGTAATGGTCACACGGCTTCACCTCTACGGTAAATGGGTCAAG AAATGTGATCATGCCGAAATATATCAAGGAATATCAGATGAGAACCTGGAGTTGATGCGTGAACGGCTTTTTGAGACCGTGATATGGCCCTCCGATGACAACACGGAGAAGATTGGCTGA